In a single window of the Pseudodesulfovibrio profundus genome:
- a CDS encoding YgiQ family radical SAM protein, translated as MSTTRASISQPSVLPMSRKEMDELGWDEIDILLVTGDGYVDHPSFGAALLGRWLVHHGFRVGVSAQPRWGRPDDVMRLGRPTLFAGVTAGSLDSMLAHYTAFRKKRSDDAYTPGGQAGARPNRACIAYTNIVQRAFPGLPVILGGIEASLRRISHYDFWVDAVRRSVLLDSKATAITYGMAENSIVSLAECLRDSEDRSIKALRPKLLQINGLVVAGAKKDVPEDKPVMELPSHEAIQEDPQELIKATLMLERQVHQNREVVVQETGGRAVIITPPGEPLDTTGLDELAGLPFSRQPHPSYTERIPAADMIRTSVTTHRGCAGGCSFCTLALHQGRQIRSRTKESIMDEVERVTEVKGWTGSISDVGGPSANMWGAHCASDQSKCKRSSCLTPAVCKHYKVAQSDFVNLLRSISDMQSVKHVRVASGWRIDLALTDMRSLSCMIREFVGGQAKVAPEHQVDHVLKLMRKPGFSAFEKFLELFDHESRKAGKKQYVIPYLMSAFPGCTDDDMRALGDWLRSQGWKPEQVQCFIPLPGTAAAAMFHAETDMDGKPIYVAKTDADRLRQHAILMPTRGRPPQKGKKHSGKPARSSKPARSGKPARSSKPARSGKPSRPGKPSRHDAPGKGRKKQKR; from the coding sequence ATGAGCACTACACGAGCATCAATCAGTCAGCCATCGGTTCTGCCCATGAGCCGCAAGGAAATGGATGAACTTGGCTGGGACGAAATCGACATTCTTCTCGTCACCGGGGATGGGTATGTGGACCACCCGTCGTTTGGTGCGGCCCTGCTTGGTCGTTGGCTCGTCCATCATGGCTTTCGGGTGGGTGTTTCAGCCCAGCCACGCTGGGGTCGGCCCGATGATGTCATGCGGCTGGGCAGACCCACACTCTTTGCCGGAGTCACTGCCGGTTCACTGGATTCCATGCTCGCCCATTACACGGCATTTCGTAAAAAGCGCAGTGACGATGCATATACTCCCGGTGGTCAGGCCGGAGCGCGGCCAAACCGGGCGTGTATTGCATATACGAATATCGTGCAGCGCGCCTTTCCGGGGTTGCCGGTCATCCTTGGTGGCATCGAGGCATCCCTGCGCCGCATTTCTCATTATGATTTCTGGGTCGATGCGGTTCGGCGTTCTGTTCTGCTCGATTCAAAGGCCACAGCCATCACATATGGCATGGCGGAAAATTCCATCGTGTCACTCGCCGAGTGTCTTCGCGATTCAGAAGATCGTTCGATCAAGGCACTTCGTCCGAAGTTGTTGCAAATCAACGGATTGGTGGTTGCCGGAGCCAAAAAGGATGTGCCGGAAGATAAACCGGTAATGGAACTGCCTTCCCATGAAGCCATTCAGGAAGACCCGCAGGAGTTGATCAAGGCGACCCTCATGCTGGAGCGACAGGTCCACCAGAATCGGGAAGTGGTTGTTCAGGAAACCGGCGGCAGGGCGGTTATCATCACACCGCCAGGCGAGCCGCTCGATACTACCGGACTGGATGAGTTGGCCGGTCTGCCGTTTTCTCGTCAACCTCATCCCTCATATACGGAACGGATTCCGGCTGCGGACATGATCAGAACCTCGGTAACAACCCACCGCGGCTGTGCCGGTGGCTGCTCGTTCTGCACGCTTGCCCTGCATCAGGGGCGACAGATTCGCTCACGCACCAAGGAATCCATCATGGATGAGGTGGAGCGTGTCACCGAGGTCAAAGGGTGGACCGGTTCCATCTCGGATGTGGGTGGCCCAAGCGCGAATATGTGGGGTGCTCATTGTGCTTCAGATCAATCAAAGTGCAAGCGTTCCAGTTGTTTAACTCCTGCCGTTTGTAAACACTACAAGGTTGCTCAGTCGGATTTCGTGAATCTGCTTCGGTCGATCTCTGATATGCAGTCCGTGAAGCATGTGCGAGTCGCTTCTGGTTGGCGAATTGATCTCGCCTTGACGGATATGCGTTCTCTGTCGTGCATGATTCGTGAATTTGTGGGTGGGCAAGCCAAGGTTGCACCGGAGCATCAGGTGGACCATGTGCTCAAACTCATGCGTAAACCCGGGTTCTCCGCCTTTGAAAAATTTCTTGAACTGTTTGACCACGAGTCTCGCAAGGCCGGAAAAAAGCAATACGTGATTCCGTATCTCATGAGTGCTTTCCCCGGTTGTACCGATGACGACATGCGTGCTCTTGGAGACTGGCTCCGGTCCCAGGGATGGAAGCCCGAACAGGTCCAGTGCTTCATTCCGCTTCCGGGAACCGCTGCTGCAGCCATGTTCCATGCGGAAACCGACATGGATGGAAAGCCTATCTACGTAGCCAAGACAGATGCCGATCGGTTGCGTCAGCACGCCATCTTGATGCCCACACGGGGGCGTCCTCCTCAAAAGGGAAAAAAACACTCCGGCAAACCAGCGCGTTCATCCAAACCGGCGCGTTCCGGCAAGCCCGCCCGATCTTCCAAGCCAGCTCGGTCAGGTAAACCGTCGCGACCGGGCAAGCCGTCCCGTCATGATGCCCCTGGTAAAGGGCGCAAAAAGCAGAAACGTTAA
- a CDS encoding response regulator has translation MTQLPILLVDDETGIRTALSIMLIDSGHAVDTAPDVDSALRIFEDKRHPIVITDIKMPGKNGIDLLREVKAMSPTTEVIMITGHGDVDLAIQSLQNKAFDFISKPINEDVLYFALQRAQERINMARELEAHTRNLEELVEIKSTQLIEAERRMAACQLFEGLTSSLSDFTDNMDTLNVFNQMPMFVSIHNTDMDVVSVNEHYRKRLGDLRGKDSWSMYEELEHGPRDCPVAQTLKSGEPGRGNYRVRCVNDNIHSVIVNTIPIMSTEDGVEMVLEFMVDLNEAEQLREELRSTQHKYEQLFDESPCFISVQDTDFCITSTNARYKEQFGDFGGCHCYELLMHRRNICRDCPLEKTFKDGLAHQMETVVTNQKGEKVNVLIWSAPIRDEHGNITQAIEMITDITQIRKLQDRLTSLGLLLGTTAHGIKGLLTGIDGAVYRLGSGLEKRNFERMEDGYNDLQFLTGRVKQTVMDILYYAKNRELNWASVDAGQFSLDLYASFAAKAKSKDITFDLDMGAVLGRFDVDKGILASALGNIIENAIDACTPGKGRVTFKVFGDAKQVAFRIADNGVGMDPETKEKLFTLFFSSKGSTGTGIGLFVANEIVDQHGGTIVVESEQGKGSVFTICIPREISDRL, from the coding sequence ATGACTCAGCTCCCCATACTCCTCGTGGACGATGAAACCGGCATTCGAACGGCTTTGAGTATCATGCTCATTGATTCCGGACATGCGGTAGATACTGCTCCGGATGTAGATTCCGCCCTGCGTATTTTTGAAGATAAACGTCATCCCATCGTCATTACCGACATCAAGATGCCGGGAAAAAACGGCATTGACCTGCTGCGCGAGGTCAAGGCGATGTCGCCGACAACCGAAGTCATCATGATTACCGGACACGGTGATGTCGATCTTGCCATCCAATCCCTGCAAAACAAGGCATTTGATTTCATCAGCAAACCCATCAACGAGGATGTGCTGTACTTTGCCCTGCAGCGAGCGCAGGAGCGGATCAACATGGCCCGCGAACTGGAAGCGCACACCCGGAACCTGGAAGAATTGGTAGAGATAAAATCGACCCAATTGATCGAGGCGGAGCGGCGAATGGCTGCGTGTCAGTTGTTTGAAGGACTGACATCCAGCTTGAGCGATTTCACGGATAATATGGATACACTCAATGTATTCAATCAGATGCCCATGTTTGTTTCCATCCATAATACGGATATGGACGTGGTTTCGGTCAACGAGCATTATCGAAAACGATTGGGCGATTTACGGGGTAAGGACAGTTGGTCCATGTACGAAGAATTGGAGCACGGCCCGCGTGACTGTCCTGTGGCCCAGACCCTGAAGTCGGGCGAGCCGGGCCGGGGAAATTACAGAGTTCGTTGCGTTAATGACAATATTCACTCTGTCATCGTCAATACCATCCCGATCATGTCCACCGAGGACGGTGTCGAGATGGTGCTGGAATTCATGGTCGACCTTAACGAAGCTGAACAGTTGCGCGAAGAGTTGCGCTCCACTCAGCACAAATACGAACAGTTGTTCGACGAATCTCCCTGTTTCATTTCCGTGCAGGATACGGATTTCTGCATTACGTCGACCAATGCCCGCTATAAGGAGCAGTTTGGCGATTTTGGCGGATGTCACTGCTATGAACTGCTCATGCACCGGCGCAATATCTGCCGCGATTGTCCTCTGGAGAAGACATTCAAGGATGGGCTGGCCCATCAGATGGAGACCGTTGTCACCAATCAGAAGGGGGAAAAGGTCAATGTGTTGATCTGGAGCGCCCCGATTCGTGATGAGCATGGCAATATCACACAGGCCATCGAAATGATCACGGATATCACCCAGATCAGGAAGTTGCAGGACCGCCTGACTTCACTGGGATTGCTGCTGGGAACCACGGCCCACGGTATCAAGGGGCTGCTGACCGGTATCGACGGGGCGGTCTATCGACTTGGGTCCGGTCTGGAGAAGCGCAATTTCGAGCGGATGGAAGACGGGTACAATGATCTCCAGTTCCTGACGGGACGGGTCAAGCAGACAGTGATGGATATCCTGTATTACGCCAAGAATCGGGAGCTGAACTGGGCATCGGTGGATGCAGGGCAGTTCTCCCTCGATCTGTATGCCTCGTTTGCAGCCAAGGCAAAGAGTAAGGATATTACCTTTGATCTGGACATGGGAGCAGTGCTCGGCCGCTTTGATGTGGATAAGGGAATACTGGCCTCGGCTCTGGGCAACATCATAGAGAACGCTATCGATGCCTGTACGCCCGGTAAAGGCCGCGTGACTTTCAAGGTATTTGGGGACGCCAAACAGGTGGCCTTTCGGATTGCCGACAACGGGGTGGGCATGGACCCGGAGACCAAGGAAAAGTTGTTTACGCTCTTCTTCTCGTCAAAGGGAAGTACCGGAACCGGGATTGGTCTGTTCGTGGCGAACGAGATCGTCGATCAGCATGGAGGTACCATCGTGGTCGAATCCGAACAGGGCAAGGGCTCGGTCTTTACCATCTGCATTCCACGGGAAATCAGCGATCGTCTGTAG
- a CDS encoding class I SAM-dependent methyltransferase, which translates to MIQDRKQKTYQVMEKEAGLAGKNVLEIGCGNGRLTAMYAASAATVIGIEPGVSSIRQAATNVPNVSFLCGTGLELPFNDNVFDIALFSLSLHHHPDYQRALDEAVRVVQKDGLVLVLEPTVQSQIQRLCKVFEDEDSRLCGVRDVLPQCGLEIVSESLFDTYWEFDDFDDVKRYAFSYYNHPPDTSKEQELALFLGSRKHQAPLLLSDTLCLTTLRAQAS; encoded by the coding sequence ATGATTCAAGACAGAAAGCAAAAAACGTATCAAGTAATGGAGAAGGAAGCGGGGCTCGCAGGCAAAAACGTCCTTGAAATCGGTTGTGGCAATGGACGCCTGACCGCCATGTATGCTGCGAGCGCGGCTACTGTCATCGGTATCGAGCCGGGGGTCAGTTCCATAAGACAGGCAGCAACCAATGTTCCCAATGTTTCGTTCCTTTGCGGAACCGGTCTTGAGTTGCCATTCAACGACAACGTATTCGACATCGCACTCTTTTCACTCTCACTGCATCACCACCCAGACTATCAGCGAGCCTTGGATGAGGCTGTGCGCGTTGTTCAGAAGGACGGATTGGTGCTGGTCCTCGAACCGACTGTCCAGAGCCAGATTCAACGTCTGTGCAAGGTCTTTGAAGATGAAGATAGCCGGCTTTGCGGCGTGCGTGACGTTCTCCCGCAATGCGGACTGGAAATTGTCTCGGAAAGCCTGTTCGACACCTACTGGGAGTTTGACGATTTCGATGATGTGAAAAGGTATGCTTTTTCCTACTACAATCACCCACCAGACACATCAAAAGAACAGGAACTCGCGCTATTCCTTGGCTCCAGGAAGCATCAAGCACCTCTTCTGCTATCGGACACCCTGTGTCTGACCACTCTACGTGCACAAGCATCTTAA
- a CDS encoding methyl-accepting chemotaxis protein: MSLGFQSKLTLATLFIVVLTIACMAGVNFVNSRSEYLESGIAALEDVSATLAETVAMQDHLARKKIISDLNIFKSTMGVSGLPMFEMLYDVDMTITDQVTGTTRDVTIPAFKLGSKYLHESSTLVDTMAETSGVLSSVLQLSDEKLIRVSTTIPVAGGSSAKGVYIPSGNKAYRAILAGDRYEGIMRMGGGWYVVAYEAIRDFDENVMGALEVARPVISDEFSRFIRNVNVGGKGHSYVFLADGWQPVEGANEQTDAALITKVLADREIAAQGGVVSVDIDGETIHSRVVPFEPWGAFIVTSITQSDILQGVDKRILISAAESAVLPLVIALVIIGVVSRQLVAPMNTLAAAADDVSKGNFQCDFDYKAKDAIGRTMDAVVHMVGEMKNQLGFSQGVLKGVTIPCAVVDLDNKVTHLNQAAADVLGKRKEPEKYYGTTLNEVVYHNSKRKTLTQVAMKKCEQVEWEIELVRDVDNSKAILQAVATPIYDLDGVLIGAITIWVDLTEERRQQQTVEAKNRLIEEAAREANGIAHSVSDSSKDLSESIRKANEGALQQRDRAQEASTAMEQMNASVVEVAKNANVTAGLSQEASGFAREGAAIVGKSVEMMREVHQQSEGLRAQMDELGEHANGIGAIMGVITDIADQTNLLALNAAIEAARAGEAGRGFAVVADEVRKLAEKTMDATQEVGSYIQSIQQSAANNIDSNDRALKSLGECRTMIERSGESLQAIVAKADEAAEQVQSIAAAAKEQSTTSEEINAATETVNRIAEETAQSMQESSIAIEALNTLAGNLRSAIGKMQR, translated from the coding sequence ATGTCTCTAGGGTTTCAGAGCAAGCTGACCCTTGCCACGCTGTTCATTGTCGTCTTGACCATTGCCTGCATGGCAGGTGTTAATTTTGTCAATTCAAGAAGCGAGTATCTCGAAAGTGGGATCGCTGCACTCGAAGATGTGTCTGCTACGCTGGCGGAAACCGTTGCCATGCAGGATCACCTCGCCCGCAAGAAAATCATTTCTGATCTGAATATATTCAAATCGACCATGGGGGTAAGCGGTCTCCCCATGTTCGAGATGCTCTATGATGTTGATATGACCATAACCGATCAGGTGACAGGGACAACTCGTGACGTCACCATTCCTGCCTTCAAACTCGGATCAAAATATCTTCACGAGTCCTCAACACTGGTCGATACAATGGCCGAAACATCGGGCGTATTGTCTTCGGTGCTTCAGTTGAGTGACGAAAAGCTCATTCGAGTGAGCACCACTATACCTGTTGCTGGCGGAAGTTCGGCCAAAGGGGTGTACATACCGTCTGGCAACAAAGCGTATCGCGCGATTCTCGCAGGGGACCGATATGAAGGCATCATGCGGATGGGCGGGGGATGGTATGTGGTCGCCTATGAGGCCATCCGCGACTTTGATGAAAACGTCATGGGGGCCTTGGAGGTGGCGCGACCCGTCATATCCGATGAGTTCAGCCGCTTCATTCGGAATGTCAACGTGGGAGGAAAGGGTCATTCGTATGTTTTCCTCGCTGATGGGTGGCAACCTGTTGAGGGCGCGAATGAGCAGACCGATGCTGCTCTCATCACAAAGGTTCTCGCAGATAGGGAAATAGCCGCTCAAGGTGGTGTTGTGTCGGTGGATATTGATGGCGAGACCATCCATTCAAGGGTGGTGCCATTTGAGCCGTGGGGAGCGTTTATCGTTACCTCCATCACCCAGTCGGACATACTCCAGGGAGTTGATAAGCGGATTTTGATCAGTGCGGCAGAGTCGGCGGTGCTTCCGCTGGTTATCGCGCTGGTAATCATTGGTGTGGTCAGCAGGCAACTGGTGGCCCCCATGAATACACTCGCAGCCGCGGCTGATGACGTCAGCAAGGGCAATTTCCAGTGTGATTTTGACTACAAAGCCAAGGATGCTATTGGCCGGACCATGGACGCCGTGGTGCATATGGTTGGAGAAATGAAGAACCAGCTTGGTTTTAGCCAGGGCGTGCTCAAGGGGGTTACCATCCCGTGCGCGGTGGTGGACTTGGACAACAAGGTCACCCATCTCAATCAGGCGGCGGCCGATGTGCTCGGCAAGCGGAAAGAGCCAGAGAAGTACTATGGCACAACGTTGAATGAAGTCGTCTATCATAATAGCAAGCGCAAGACGTTGACGCAAGTCGCCATGAAGAAGTGCGAGCAGGTGGAGTGGGAGATCGAGCTTGTTCGTGATGTCGACAACTCCAAGGCAATACTACAGGCCGTTGCCACGCCCATTTATGATCTTGATGGTGTTTTGATCGGAGCCATTACCATCTGGGTTGACCTGACTGAAGAGCGCAGGCAGCAGCAAACGGTCGAAGCCAAGAACCGGCTCATCGAGGAAGCGGCCCGTGAGGCCAATGGCATTGCACATTCTGTTTCTGATTCATCAAAGGATTTGTCTGAATCCATTAGAAAGGCTAATGAGGGGGCGTTACAGCAGCGCGACAGGGCTCAGGAAGCCTCCACTGCCATGGAGCAGATGAATGCATCAGTAGTGGAAGTGGCTAAAAATGCCAATGTGACGGCGGGCTTGTCCCAGGAAGCCAGTGGGTTCGCACGGGAAGGTGCCGCCATTGTCGGTAAGTCCGTTGAAATGATGCGTGAGGTTCACCAGCAGTCCGAAGGGTTGCGAGCGCAAATGGATGAGCTAGGTGAGCACGCCAATGGCATCGGCGCGATCATGGGCGTTATCACGGATATTGCCGACCAGACCAATCTTCTTGCGCTGAACGCCGCCATTGAAGCGGCCCGGGCTGGTGAAGCTGGGCGCGGTTTTGCCGTGGTCGCCGACGAAGTTCGCAAGCTGGCTGAGAAGACCATGGACGCCACCCAGGAAGTGGGGAGCTACATTCAATCTATTCAGCAGAGTGCAGCGAATAACATCGATTCAAATGATCGCGCTCTGAAATCATTGGGAGAATGTCGAACCATGATCGAGCGATCCGGCGAATCGTTGCAGGCCATTGTCGCCAAAGCCGATGAAGCGGCCGAACAGGTTCAGTCCATTGCCGCGGCAGCCAAGGAGCAGTCCACCACCAGCGAGGAAATCAATGCGGCCACCGAGACTGTGAACCGGATTGCCGAAGAGACCGCGCAATCCATGCAGGAATCGTCCATTGCCATTGAAGCGCTCAATACACTGGCAGGCAATCTTCGCAGTGCCATAGGCAAGATGCAGCGTTGA
- a CDS encoding sensor histidine kinase — translation MLEKVLLVDDEDGIRTVLSVAIADAGYEVLTAGNGLEALDILKSTEVPLIVSDIKMPGMDGLELLKQVKRDWPDSEVIMITGHGDMQSAIEALRMGAGDFITKPLHENALEIALDRAKQKIQIRDQLREYTENLEHLVLEKSKELVEAERMAAVGQTVASMSHAIKNVAGGLEGGMFVLEKGLELENQEYLRQGWEMVRRDVERIKNLAMDLLDYAKPVSIAPEDCDPNAPARQVRDLLISKAERKGVKIQLELDESIPVMRIDPKAIHECLTNLVSNAIDACQDLLEGEKRVVIKTSDNGGMSVRYEVKDTGHGIAPEILTKVFNSFFTTKGSRGTGIGLMATKKLVKEMGGSIMANSGVGEGATFTITIPTAHVVT, via the coding sequence ATGTTGGAAAAAGTACTACTGGTTGATGATGAGGACGGCATCCGCACCGTTCTGTCTGTTGCCATAGCCGATGCTGGTTATGAGGTATTGACTGCTGGCAACGGGCTGGAAGCCCTGGATATTCTCAAATCCACGGAAGTCCCGCTCATTGTCTCCGACATCAAGATGCCCGGCATGGACGGGCTCGAACTGCTCAAGCAGGTCAAACGCGACTGGCCCGACAGTGAAGTCATCATGATCACGGGTCACGGCGACATGCAGTCCGCCATTGAAGCGCTGCGCATGGGGGCCGGGGATTTCATCACCAAACCGCTGCATGAAAACGCCCTGGAAATCGCCCTTGATCGCGCCAAACAGAAAATCCAGATTCGCGACCAGTTACGGGAATACACCGAAAACCTTGAGCACCTCGTCCTCGAAAAGAGCAAAGAGCTTGTGGAAGCCGAACGCATGGCTGCCGTCGGCCAGACGGTTGCGTCCATGTCCCATGCCATCAAGAATGTAGCAGGTGGTCTTGAGGGGGGCATGTTCGTCCTCGAAAAAGGATTGGAGCTGGAAAATCAGGAGTATCTGCGTCAGGGATGGGAAATGGTTCGCCGCGATGTGGAACGCATCAAGAATCTTGCCATGGATCTCCTCGACTACGCCAAGCCGGTATCCATAGCACCGGAAGACTGCGATCCCAATGCCCCTGCAAGGCAGGTCCGCGATCTGCTGATATCCAAAGCGGAACGCAAGGGAGTGAAAATACAGCTGGAACTGGATGAATCCATACCGGTCATGCGCATTGACCCCAAGGCGATCCACGAATGTCTGACCAATCTGGTTTCCAACGCCATTGATGCCTGCCAGGATCTGTTGGAAGGTGAGAAGCGCGTTGTCATCAAGACCAGCGACAACGGCGGAATGTCTGTTCGTTATGAAGTAAAGGACACTGGTCACGGCATCGCACCGGAAATCCTGACCAAAGTCTTCAATTCGTTCTTCACCACCAAGGGGAGCCGCGGCACCGGCATAGGGCTGATGGCGACCAAGAAGCTCGTCAAGGAGATGGGTGGATCAATCATGGCCAATTCCGGCGTGGGAGAAGGAGCGACTTTCACCATAACCATCCCCACTGCCCACGTGGTCACCTAG
- a CDS encoding substrate-binding periplasmic protein → MGPIFEEGDYFFKKKGTELDVRSLRDARIVKRIAVRKDGYTHQALQEAGFDNLDISPSYDSSYKKLAEGRVDLVLLGERTYYYMVRKAGLDHTLFEKTECKFAESGAWLAFSKDIPDETILKWQQALDTLKENGVFDQIMERNFSH, encoded by the coding sequence TTGGGGCCGATTTTTGAAGAGGGCGATTACTTTTTCAAAAAGAAAGGGACGGAGTTGGACGTCCGATCCCTGCGTGATGCAAGAATAGTCAAGCGGATAGCTGTAAGAAAGGATGGATATACCCATCAGGCCTTGCAGGAAGCTGGATTCGATAATCTGGATATCAGTCCTTCATATGATTCCAGCTACAAAAAACTGGCCGAAGGGCGAGTTGATCTGGTTTTGCTTGGAGAGCGCACCTATTATTACATGGTCCGCAAGGCTGGGTTGGATCACACCCTTTTTGAAAAAACCGAGTGCAAGTTTGCCGAATCGGGCGCATGGCTGGCATTTTCTAAGGATATCCCGGATGAAACCATCCTGAAGTGGCAGCAGGCCCTGGATACTCTCAAGGAAAATGGCGTTTTCGATCAGATCATGGAGCGAAATTTCAGTCACTAG
- a CDS encoding PAS domain S-box protein produces the protein MFSFIMRIRQSLILKIIIATGAIMLVSTLLLIYLSIGFVNNHTMSERVRTADMMGNTIRIGLHDAMLRNDRSDIGTLIQRVADFHPVETIRVYNKEGEVKFSNNLEEVGTLVGEEHHTCIVCHQVDPPKQQLTLEERTWEYETEDGNHFFSVQVPISNSKECSGGPCHYHPSDVTVLGTMDLVFAFDVANAAIADYNIQLITLGTIFFLITSGGIFLGLRQIITRPLSLLTQCSEAIAHGETSTASSTIAKRPDELGKLARSHEAMVNALQTQQEIINEKREEFELLFDNVPCVVTVQDVDYKLLEYNKESRERFNPFPDAYCYEAYKGINEKCEECPVEKTFATGLAHCSEESRRNPDGTYSHWIVHTAPIRDKNGKVTKAMEMCLDITERKKLEEKLKESEKKYHTIFNNAPNSIFVLTNSDFTILDCNNTATSVYGWSAEELIGKSFLSVIHPDETKQVTSQMRAFTAINQVKSVKRNGDPFYVDMMLAASGHLDMEYLLVSTTDVTERLEAEQQLFHAGKMATLGEMATGVAHELNQPLTVIKSASNYFMRKVNANEPIPEQTLYTLSKEVDSYVDRATKIINHMREFGRQVDQDSELVDINDCLDRSFTLLGKQFAARGIEVQWEKADSLPPVLATTDQLEQVFINLLVNARDELEEKTESGVSDKAVITVRTYQKNDDVFIEVEDNGDGIPEELTHKIFEPFFTTKKVGKGTGLGLSISYGLIKDFGGDIHAENGEQGARFTIKLPVAETEHVGKSTTG, from the coding sequence ATGTTCAGCTTCATCATGAGGATCAGGCAAAGTCTGATCCTGAAAATAATTATCGCCACGGGCGCCATCATGCTCGTCAGCACACTGCTGCTCATTTATCTGAGCATCGGTTTCGTCAACAATCACACCATGTCCGAGCGGGTTCGAACCGCGGACATGATGGGAAACACCATACGAATCGGACTGCATGATGCCATGCTCCGCAATGACCGCTCGGATATCGGGACACTTATCCAGCGTGTCGCCGATTTTCATCCGGTCGAGACCATCCGTGTTTACAACAAGGAAGGCGAAGTCAAATTTTCCAACAACCTGGAAGAGGTGGGAACGCTTGTAGGCGAGGAACACCACACGTGTATTGTCTGCCATCAGGTTGATCCACCCAAGCAGCAACTCACGCTGGAAGAGCGCACGTGGGAATATGAAACCGAAGATGGAAATCACTTTTTCAGCGTTCAGGTACCCATCAGCAATTCCAAGGAATGCTCAGGCGGTCCCTGTCACTATCATCCTTCAGATGTAACCGTATTGGGAACTATGGATCTGGTGTTCGCATTTGACGTGGCAAATGCCGCAATTGCGGATTACAATATCCAGCTCATCACCCTTGGCACCATATTCTTTTTGATCACTTCGGGCGGCATCTTTCTCGGACTACGCCAGATAATCACCCGCCCTCTCTCTCTATTGACCCAATGCTCAGAAGCAATCGCCCACGGCGAAACCAGCACGGCCTCCAGCACCATCGCCAAACGACCGGACGAACTCGGCAAGCTGGCTCGATCTCACGAAGCCATGGTCAATGCGCTGCAAACACAACAGGAAATCATCAATGAGAAGCGGGAAGAATTCGAGCTGCTTTTCGACAATGTTCCTTGTGTGGTCACGGTTCAGGACGTTGACTACAAACTGCTGGAATACAACAAGGAAAGCAGAGAGCGGTTCAACCCCTTCCCTGATGCATACTGCTATGAAGCCTATAAGGGCATAAATGAAAAATGTGAGGAATGTCCGGTCGAGAAGACCTTTGCTACCGGCCTTGCCCATTGCAGCGAAGAAAGCCGTCGAAACCCGGATGGAACGTATTCACACTGGATTGTTCACACCGCTCCCATTCGGGACAAGAACGGCAAGGTCACCAAAGCCATGGAGATGTGCCTCGACATCACCGAACGAAAAAAGCTGGAAGAAAAGCTCAAGGAATCCGAGAAGAAGTATCACACTATCTTCAACAACGCTCCCAACTCTATTTTCGTGCTGACCAACTCGGACTTCACCATCCTTGATTGCAACAACACCGCCACATCGGTTTATGGATGGAGCGCTGAAGAGTTGATCGGCAAGTCGTTTCTCTCTGTGATCCATCCTGATGAAACCAAGCAGGTCACATCGCAGATGCGTGCCTTCACGGCCATCAATCAGGTCAAATCCGTCAAGCGCAACGGCGACCCGTTTTATGTGGATATGATGCTTGCGGCGTCCGGCCATCTGGATATGGAATACCTGCTCGTATCGACCACCGACGTCACAGAACGACTGGAAGCGGAGCAACAGCTATTCCATGCCGGGAAAATGGCGACCCTGGGAGAAATGGCAACCGGCGTGGCCCATGAGTTGAACCAGCCCCTGACAGTCATCAAATCCGCCAGCAACTATTTTATGCGCAAGGTCAACGCCAACGAGCCGATCCCGGAGCAGACGTTGTATACCCTTTCCAAGGAAGTGGACAGCTATGTGGACAGGGCCACCAAAATCATCAACCACATGCGGGAGTTTGGCAGACAGGTCGATCAGGACTCGGAACTGGTCGATATCAATGATTGTCTGGACCGCTCCTTCACCCTGCTGGGCAAACAATTTGCTGCTCGCGGTATCGAGGTCCAGTGGGAAAAAGCGGATTCACTTCCCCCGGTACTGGCCACAACCGACCAACTGGAGCAGGTTTTCATCAACCTGCTGGTCAACGCACGAGATGAACTGGAAGAGAAGACAGAATCCGGCGTTTCTGATAAAGCAGTCATTACTGTACGGACATACCAAAAGAATGACGATGTATTCATAGAGGTTGAAGACAACGGTGATGGCATTCCCGAAGAGTTGACCCACAAGATTTTCGAGCCGTTTTTCACGACAAAGAAAGTCGGCAAGGGAACCGGTCTCGGGCTTTCCATCAGTTACGGCCTGATCAAGGATTTCGGCGGAGATATTCATGCCGAGAACGGAGAACAGGGCGCACGGTTCACCATAAAACTCCCGGTGGCGGAAACAGAGCATGTTGGAAAAAGTACTACTGGTTGA